One Pseudomonas sp. MH9.2 DNA segment encodes these proteins:
- a CDS encoding response regulator, with translation MKLLVVEDEALLRHHLQTRLAESGHVVEAVANAEEALYQAGQFNHDLAVIDLGLPGMGGLDLIRQLRSHGKAFPILILTARGNWQDKVEGLAAGADDYLVKPFQFEELEARLNALLRRSSGFIQSTITAGPLLLDLNRKQASLEEQPLALTAYEYRILEYLMRHHQQVVAKERLMEQLYPDDDERDPNVIEVLVGRLRRKLEGSLGFKPIETVRGLGYLFTERCR, from the coding sequence ATGAAACTGCTGGTGGTTGAAGATGAGGCATTATTGCGCCATCACTTACAAACCCGATTGGCCGAGAGCGGCCATGTGGTCGAGGCCGTGGCCAATGCCGAGGAAGCACTGTACCAGGCGGGACAGTTCAACCATGACCTGGCGGTGATTGACCTGGGTTTGCCGGGCATGGGTGGGTTGGACTTGATTCGCCAACTGCGCTCCCATGGCAAGGCATTTCCGATTCTGATCCTCACGGCCCGTGGCAACTGGCAAGACAAAGTCGAAGGGCTGGCCGCCGGGGCGGACGACTATCTGGTCAAGCCGTTTCAGTTCGAAGAACTGGAGGCGCGGCTTAATGCCCTGTTGCGCCGTTCCAGCGGTTTTATCCAGTCGACCATCACCGCCGGGCCCTTGCTGCTGGACCTGAACCGCAAGCAGGCCTCCCTCGAAGAACAGCCGCTGGCGTTGACGGCCTATGAGTACCGGATTCTTGAATACTTGATGCGTCACCATCAGCAGGTGGTGGCCAAGGAGCGCTTGATGGAGCAGCTCTACCCCGACGATGATGAGCGTGATCCGAACGTGATCGAGGTGTTGGTCGGACGCTTGCGCCGCAAGCTGGAAGGCTCGTTGGGTTTCAAGCCTATCGAAACGGTGCGCGGTCTGGGGTATCTGTTCACTGAGCGCTGCCGATGA
- a CDS encoding dienelactone hydrolase family protein: MRFWTALIMMSLAGLAQAAIKTETIDYQSADGTKLIGYYAYDDAIKGQRPGVLVVHEWWGLNEYAKRRARDLAALGYSAMAIDMYGEGKHTEHPTDAMAFMQEATKDSAASAKRFDAGLEQLKKQAQTNPAKIAAIGYCFGGAVVLNAARRGEPLAGVVSFHGALSTQSPATPGSVKAPLLIEHGNSDSMVTPDSVIAFKAEMDKAGAHYKFVGIDGAKHGFTNPDADHLSHGDHAPDIGYNKAADESSWADMKAFLKKVFG, encoded by the coding sequence ATGCGTTTCTGGACTGCGTTAATCATGATGAGCCTGGCCGGGCTGGCTCAGGCCGCGATCAAGACTGAAACCATCGACTATCAAAGTGCTGACGGCACCAAACTGATCGGCTATTACGCCTACGACGACGCAATCAAGGGTCAGCGCCCCGGGGTCCTGGTGGTGCATGAGTGGTGGGGCCTGAACGAATACGCCAAACGCCGCGCCCGCGACCTTGCGGCACTGGGTTACAGCGCCATGGCCATCGACATGTACGGCGAAGGCAAGCACACCGAGCACCCAACGGACGCCATGGCGTTCATGCAGGAGGCGACCAAAGACAGCGCAGCCTCGGCCAAGCGTTTCGATGCAGGGCTTGAACAGCTGAAAAAACAAGCGCAAACCAATCCGGCCAAGATCGCCGCTATTGGTTACTGCTTCGGCGGCGCGGTGGTTCTCAATGCGGCCCGGCGTGGCGAACCGCTGGCCGGCGTGGTGTCTTTCCACGGCGCGCTGTCGACCCAATCACCGGCCACCCCCGGCAGCGTCAAGGCGCCACTCCTGATTGAGCATGGCAACAGCGATAGCATGGTCACCCCGGACAGCGTCATCGCCTTCAAAGCGGAAATGGACAAAGCCGGTGCCCACTATAAATTCGTCGGCATCGATGGCGCCAAACACGGCTTCACCAACCCCGACGCCGACCACCTGAGCCACGGCGACCATGCCCCCGACATCGGCTACAACAAAGCCGCCGACGAGAGCTCGTGGGCAGACATGAAAGCATTCTTGAAGAAAGTGTTTGGTTGA
- a CDS encoding 4'-phosphopantetheinyl transferase: MTQPPVLPACCPVLDTHWPLPQALPGVILVSGVFHPHHLADGDFQRCLIESPHSIQRSVAKRQAEFLAGRLCAREALQQLDGRHYVPSIGEDRAPVWPADVRGSITHSHGWAAAIVGHQQQWRGLGLDMEPLLDHKRAQRLAGEILTDDELQRMAAGPDAQIALLVTLTFSAKESLFKAIYPLVQKRFYFKDAQLLEWSDSGSARLRLQIDLSSEWRNGTELDAQFRVDNGKLLSLVSVAAL; the protein is encoded by the coding sequence ATGACTCAACCCCCAGTACTCCCCGCCTGCTGCCCCGTACTCGACACTCATTGGCCGCTGCCCCAAGCCCTGCCCGGCGTGATCCTGGTCAGTGGCGTGTTCCATCCGCACCATCTGGCTGATGGCGATTTTCAGCGTTGCCTGATCGAGTCGCCCCACAGTATTCAGCGCTCCGTCGCCAAGCGTCAGGCCGAGTTTCTGGCGGGACGTCTTTGCGCTCGGGAAGCCTTGCAGCAGTTGGACGGCCGGCACTATGTACCCAGCATCGGCGAGGACCGCGCGCCGGTCTGGCCAGCAGATGTCCGGGGCTCGATTACCCACAGCCACGGCTGGGCGGCGGCCATTGTCGGCCACCAGCAGCAATGGCGCGGCCTGGGCCTGGACATGGAACCCCTGCTCGACCACAAGCGCGCCCAGCGCCTGGCCGGGGAGATTCTGACTGACGACGAATTGCAACGCATGGCCGCAGGCCCGGATGCGCAGATTGCACTGCTGGTTACCCTGACTTTCTCTGCGAAAGAGAGCCTGTTCAAGGCGATCTACCCCCTCGTGCAAAAGCGTTTCTACTTCAAAGACGCGCAATTGCTGGAGTGGTCAGACAGTGGCAGTGCCCGCCTGCGTTTGCAGATCGACCTGTCCAGCGAGTGGCGCAACGGCACAGAGCTGGACGCGCAATTTCGCGTGGACAATGGCAAATTGCTGAGTCTGGTCAGCGTCGCGGCCCTGTGA
- a CDS encoding ATP-binding protein codes for MNSIFLRIYGGMLGVLVLVALLGVLALHLVNQVRGEQYRERLAHGTFTLMADNLQPMNAIDRNRSLAVWERLLGIPLTLQTLSEAGLDSGDHSRLLRGQVVVEQTGPHAAKVYRLVSDAEPWVLTGEVQQISEQLARATIYLLTDELVRFPIDEQPSRLAALKRDKGFGFDISLIRLEQADVDEDQRRRVDEGDTVMALGKGGDSIRVFAGMVGTPWVLEIGPLYQMNPYPPELLVLIAFLGLCFIGVVVYLLVRRLERRLLGLESAATRIAKGSLETREPTAGADSVGRLAAAFNGMAEHLQRSLAMQRELVRAVSHELRTPVARLRFGLEMIGQASTQEARDKYRLGMDSDIQDLDKLVDEMLTYARLEQGSPTLSFQRIDLDALVNQVIAELAPLRANVAVTRGQCLAASDNDGAWVEAEPRYLHRALQNLVSNAMRHAESRVSVSYQVGQLRCRIDIEDDGPGVPESAWERIFTPFMRLDDSRTRASGGHGLGLSIVRRIIYWHNGRALISKSKNLGGACFSLAWPRQQEKP; via the coding sequence ATGAACTCCATCTTCCTGCGTATCTACGGCGGCATGCTCGGTGTGTTGGTGCTGGTGGCGTTGCTCGGCGTGCTGGCCCTGCACCTGGTCAATCAGGTGCGCGGCGAGCAGTACCGCGAGCGCCTGGCCCACGGCACCTTCACCCTGATGGCCGACAACCTGCAACCGATGAACGCGATTGATCGTAATCGTTCGCTGGCGGTCTGGGAGCGTTTGCTGGGGATTCCGTTGACCCTGCAAACACTCAGCGAAGCCGGTCTCGACAGCGGTGACCATAGTCGCCTGCTGCGTGGGCAGGTGGTGGTCGAGCAAACCGGGCCCCATGCAGCCAAGGTGTACCGACTGGTCAGCGACGCGGAACCGTGGGTGTTGACCGGGGAGGTGCAGCAAATCAGTGAACAACTGGCGCGGGCGACGATTTATCTGCTGACCGACGAACTGGTGCGCTTCCCCATCGATGAACAACCCAGTCGCCTGGCCGCCTTGAAGCGGGACAAGGGCTTTGGTTTCGACATCAGTCTGATCCGTCTGGAGCAGGCTGATGTCGATGAGGACCAGCGACGTCGGGTCGATGAAGGCGATACCGTGATGGCGCTGGGCAAGGGCGGAGACTCGATCCGTGTGTTCGCCGGCATGGTCGGCACGCCGTGGGTCCTGGAGATCGGTCCCCTTTACCAAATGAACCCTTACCCGCCTGAGCTGCTGGTGCTGATTGCGTTTCTGGGCCTGTGTTTTATCGGGGTGGTGGTTTACTTGTTGGTGCGTCGGCTTGAGCGCCGCCTTTTAGGCCTGGAATCGGCCGCCACCCGCATCGCCAAGGGCAGCCTGGAAACTCGCGAGCCAACGGCCGGGGCTGACTCGGTTGGGCGGCTGGCGGCAGCGTTCAATGGCATGGCTGAGCATTTGCAACGTTCACTGGCGATGCAGCGAGAGCTGGTACGTGCGGTCTCCCATGAACTGCGTACGCCGGTGGCGCGTTTGCGCTTTGGCCTGGAAATGATCGGCCAGGCCTCCACGCAAGAGGCTCGGGATAAATACAGGCTCGGCATGGATAGCGATATTCAGGACCTCGACAAGCTGGTGGACGAGATGTTGACGTACGCGCGATTGGAGCAGGGTTCGCCGACCCTTAGCTTTCAGCGCATCGATCTGGATGCGCTGGTCAATCAGGTGATCGCCGAGCTGGCACCGTTGCGCGCCAATGTCGCGGTCACGCGCGGGCAATGCCTGGCGGCGTCTGATAACGACGGGGCGTGGGTCGAGGCTGAGCCACGCTATTTGCATCGGGCCTTGCAGAATCTGGTGAGCAACGCCATGCGTCACGCCGAATCCAGGGTCAGCGTCAGTTATCAGGTCGGTCAGTTACGCTGTCGCATCGACATCGAGGACGACGGCCCCGGCGTCCCGGAAAGCGCTTGGGAGCGGATATTCACGCCCTTCATGCGTCTGGATGACAGTCGCACCCGGGCGTCGGGCGGGCATGGCCTGGGCTTGTCGATCGTTCGTCGAATCATTTACTGGCACAACGGTAGGGCGTTGATCAGTAAAAGCAAAAATCTAGGCGGTGCTTGCTTCAGTCTGGCGTGGCCGCGCCAGCAGGAAAAGCCCTGA
- a CDS encoding response regulator transcription factor has protein sequence MEQEAWQVLIVEDDQRLAELTRDYLQSNGLRVTLEGDGACAAERIIAEQPDLVILDLMLPGEDGLSICRKVRDRYDGPILMLTARTDDTDQIQGLDMGADDFVCKPVHPRVLLARIHALLRRSEGPEPEAATNPRRLVFGPLVVDNALREAWLQGNSIELTSAEFDLLWLLVANAGRILSREEIFTALRGFGYDGQDRSIDVRISRIRPKIGDDPIHPRLIKTIRSKGYLFVPEAAQDPTCYVLNT, from the coding sequence GTGGAGCAAGAAGCCTGGCAGGTGCTTATTGTCGAGGATGATCAGCGTCTGGCTGAACTGACTCGTGACTACCTTCAGAGTAATGGCCTGCGGGTAACCCTTGAAGGTGATGGTGCTTGCGCCGCTGAACGCATCATTGCCGAGCAGCCGGATCTGGTGATTCTCGACCTGATGCTGCCCGGTGAAGACGGCCTGAGCATTTGTCGCAAGGTGCGAGACCGCTATGACGGACCGATTCTGATGCTCACGGCGCGCACCGATGACACCGATCAAATTCAGGGGCTGGACATGGGCGCCGACGATTTTGTCTGCAAGCCGGTGCACCCTCGTGTGTTGTTGGCGCGCATTCATGCGTTGTTGCGGCGCAGCGAAGGGCCTGAACCCGAGGCGGCAACGAACCCGCGGCGGCTGGTGTTCGGCCCTCTGGTGGTCGACAACGCCCTGCGTGAAGCCTGGTTGCAAGGCAACAGCATCGAATTGACCAGTGCCGAGTTTGATTTGTTATGGCTGCTGGTGGCCAACGCAGGGCGGATTCTTTCCCGCGAAGAGATCTTCACGGCCTTGCGCGGCTTTGGTTATGACGGCCAGGACCGCTCCATTGATGTACGCATCTCACGGATTCGACCCAAGATCGGCGACGATCCGATTCATCCGCGCCTGATCAAGACCATTCGCAGCAAAGGGTATCTGTTCGTCCCGGAAGCGGCGCAAGACCCAACGTGTTACGTGCTGAACACCTGA
- a CDS encoding ribonucleoside-diphosphate reductase subunit alpha encodes MQTDTTRENPQATAPQAGESHQDLSATAPGQLRVIKRNGTVVPYTDDKITVAITKAFLAVEGGTAAASSRIHDTVARLTEQVTATFKRRMPSGGTIHIEEIQDQVELALMRAGEQKVARDYVIYRDSRAKERAVRSIEDPVQAHPSIRITRADGSLAPLDMGRLNTIVTEACEGLEEVDANLIQSETLKNLYDGVALKDVNTALVMTARTLVEREPNYSFVTARLLMDTLRAEGLSFLEVADSATHHEMVDLYAKALPSYIAKGIQHELLNPILATFDLEKLGKAINHERDQQFTYLGLQTLYDRYFIHKDGVRFELPQIFFMRVAMGLAIEEKNKEDRAIEFYNLLSSFDYMSSTPTLFNAGTLRPQLSSCYLTTVPDDLSGIYHAIHDNAMLSKFAGGLGNDWTPVRALGSYIKGTNGKSQGVVPFLKVVNDTAVAVNQGGKRKGAVCAYLETWHMDIEEFIELRKNTGDDRRRTHDMNTANWIPDLFMKRVFDDGQWTLFSPSEVPDLHDLTGKAFEERYEYYEALSQYPGKIKLFKTIQAKDLWRKMLSMLFETGHPWLTFKDPCNLRSPQQHVGVVHSSNLCTEITLNTNKDEIAVCNLGSINLPNHIVNGKLDTAKLERTVNTAVRMLDNVIDINYYSVPQAKNSNFKHRPVGLGIMGFQDALYLQHIPYASDAAVEFADRSMEAVSYFAIQASCDLADERGAYQTFPGSLWSKGILPLDSQQILIEQRGQKYIDVDLNETLDWAPVRARVQKGIRNSNIMAIAPTATIANITGVSQSIEPTYQNLYVKSNLSGEFTVINPYLVRDLKARGLWDSVMINDLKYYDGSVQQIDRIPQELKDLYATAFEVDTKWIVDAASRRQKWIDQAQSLNLYIAGASGKKLDVTYRMAWYRGLKTTYYLRALAATSTEKSTISTSKLNAVSSGNHGDDSVLAAPAGPAPVPKACAIDEPDCEACQ; translated from the coding sequence ATGCAAACCGACACAACCCGCGAGAACCCGCAGGCCACTGCGCCGCAGGCTGGCGAATCCCATCAGGATCTGTCCGCTACGGCACCTGGTCAGCTGCGCGTGATCAAGCGCAACGGCACTGTCGTTCCTTACACCGATGACAAAATCACCGTCGCCATCACCAAAGCATTTCTCGCAGTTGAGGGCGGCACCGCTGCCGCCTCGTCGCGTATCCACGATACCGTTGCGCGCCTGACCGAACAGGTCACTGCCACGTTCAAACGTCGCATGCCTTCTGGCGGCACTATCCACATCGAAGAAATCCAGGATCAGGTCGAACTGGCCCTGATGCGTGCTGGCGAACAAAAAGTCGCCCGCGACTACGTGATCTACCGTGATTCGCGCGCCAAAGAGCGTGCTGTTCGCTCTATCGAAGACCCCGTACAAGCGCACCCGTCGATCCGCATCACCCGCGCCGACGGCAGCCTTGCGCCGCTGGACATGGGTCGCCTGAACACCATCGTCACCGAGGCCTGCGAAGGCCTGGAAGAAGTCGATGCGAACCTGATCCAGAGCGAAACCCTGAAAAACCTCTACGACGGCGTAGCGCTGAAAGACGTCAACACCGCCCTGGTGATGACCGCGCGCACCCTGGTAGAGCGCGAGCCTAACTACTCGTTCGTGACTGCTCGCCTGCTGATGGACACCTTGCGTGCCGAAGGCTTGAGCTTCCTCGAAGTGGCCGACAGCGCCACTCACCACGAAATGGTCGACCTGTACGCCAAGGCTCTGCCGTCCTACATCGCCAAAGGCATTCAGCACGAATTGCTGAACCCGATTCTGGCCACCTTCGACCTGGAAAAACTGGGCAAGGCGATCAACCACGAACGCGATCAGCAGTTCACCTACCTGGGCCTGCAAACCCTGTACGACCGTTACTTCATCCACAAGGATGGCGTGCGTTTCGAACTGCCGCAGATCTTCTTCATGCGCGTGGCCATGGGCCTGGCGATCGAAGAAAAGAACAAAGAAGATCGCGCCATCGAGTTCTACAACCTGTTGTCGTCCTTCGACTACATGTCGTCGACCCCAACCCTGTTCAACGCCGGCACCCTGCGTCCACAGCTGTCCAGTTGCTACCTGACCACCGTACCGGATGACCTGTCGGGCATTTACCACGCCATTCACGACAACGCCATGCTGTCCAAATTCGCAGGCGGTCTGGGTAACGACTGGACGCCGGTTCGCGCGCTGGGCTCTTACATCAAGGGCACCAACGGCAAATCCCAGGGCGTCGTGCCGTTCCTCAAAGTGGTCAACGACACCGCTGTAGCAGTCAACCAGGGCGGTAAGCGCAAAGGCGCGGTCTGTGCTTACCTGGAAACCTGGCACATGGACATCGAAGAGTTCATCGAACTGCGCAAGAACACCGGTGATGATCGTCGTCGTACCCACGACATGAACACCGCCAACTGGATCCCTGACCTGTTCATGAAGCGCGTCTTCGATGACGGCCAGTGGACCCTGTTCTCGCCATCGGAAGTGCCAGACCTTCACGACCTGACCGGCAAGGCCTTCGAAGAGCGTTACGAGTACTACGAAGCCCTGTCCCAGTACCCAGGCAAAATCAAACTGTTCAAGACCATCCAGGCCAAAGATCTGTGGCGCAAGATGCTCTCGATGCTGTTCGAAACCGGCCACCCATGGTTGACCTTCAAAGACCCGTGCAACCTGCGCAGCCCGCAGCAGCACGTCGGCGTGGTCCACAGCTCGAACCTGTGCACCGAAATCACCTTGAACACCAACAAGGACGAAATCGCCGTTTGCAACCTGGGCTCGATCAACCTGCCGAACCACATCGTCAACGGCAAGCTTGACACCGCCAAGCTTGAGCGCACCGTCAATACCGCCGTGCGCATGCTCGATAACGTGATCGACATCAACTACTACTCGGTGCCGCAAGCGAAGAACTCGAACTTCAAGCACCGCCCAGTCGGCTTGGGCATCATGGGCTTCCAGGACGCGCTGTACCTGCAGCACATCCCGTACGCCTCCGACGCTGCGGTCGAGTTCGCCGACCGTTCGATGGAAGCTGTCAGCTACTTCGCGATCCAGGCTTCCTGCGATCTGGCCGATGAGCGTGGCGCTTACCAGACGTTCCCGGGCTCGCTGTGGTCCAAAGGCATCCTGCCGCTGGATTCGCAACAGATCCTGATCGAACAACGTGGCCAGAAATACATCGACGTTGACCTGAACGAAACCCTGGACTGGGCGCCTGTCCGTGCCCGTGTACAGAAAGGTATTCGTAACTCCAACATCATGGCCATCGCACCGACCGCAACCATCGCCAACATCACTGGCGTGTCGCAGTCAATCGAACCGACGTATCAAAACCTGTACGTGAAATCGAACCTCTCCGGCGAGTTCACCGTGATCAACCCGTACCTGGTTCGCGACCTCAAGGCTCGCGGTCTGTGGGACTCGGTCATGATCAACGACCTGAAGTACTACGACGGTTCCGTACAGCAAATCGACCGCATCCCGCAGGAACTCAAAGACCTGTACGCCACTGCGTTCGAAGTCGACACCAAGTGGATCGTCGACGCCGCCAGCCGCCGCCAGAAATGGATCGACCAGGCGCAATCGCTGAACCTGTACATCGCCGGCGCATCGGGTAAAAAGCTCGACGTGACCTACCGCATGGCTTGGTACCGTGGCCTGAAAACCACTTACTACCTCCGTGCCCTGGCCGCGACCAGCACCGAGAAGTCGACCATCAGCACCAGCAAGCTCAACGCAGTCTCGAGCGGCAACCACGGCGACGACTCCGTACTCGCCGCCCCTGCCGGTCCAGCGCCAGTGCCTAAAGCCTGCGCTATCGATGAGCCGGATTGCGAAGCCTGCCAATAA
- a CDS encoding ribonucleotide-diphosphate reductase subunit beta, with translation MLSWDEFDKEDGEVAAKATNAGHANEANMDRLDSAGGAAALAARAVTNTDSAAIIRAKAALDSLDVAEGLAELEGASARVAVDEKMMINCRADLNQLVPFKYDWAWQKYLDGCANHWMPQEVNMTADIAVWRDPEGLTDDERRIVMRNLGFFSTADSLVANNLVLAVYRLITNPECRQYILRQAFEEAIHTHAYQYCIESLGMDEGEIFNMYHEIPSVAKKAAWGLKYTRSISDPKFETGTVDTDKELLRNLIAYYCVLEGIFFYCGFTQILSMGRRNKMTGVAEQFQYILRDESMHLNFGIDVINQIKIENPHLWDAEMKEEASQMILQGTQLEIEYARDTMPRGVLGMNAAMMEDYLKFIANRRLSQIGLKEEYPGTTNPFPWMSEIMDLKKEKNFFETRVIEYQTGGALSWD, from the coding sequence ATGCTGAGCTGGGACGAATTCGATAAAGAAGACGGCGAAGTAGCCGCCAAAGCAACCAACGCCGGTCACGCCAACGAAGCCAACATGGACCGCCTCGACAGCGCTGGTGGCGCCGCCGCCCTCGCCGCCCGTGCAGTCACGAACACCGACTCGGCCGCGATCATCCGCGCCAAGGCGGCTCTGGACAGCCTCGACGTCGCCGAAGGTCTGGCTGAACTCGAAGGCGCCAGCGCCCGCGTTGCCGTTGACGAAAAGATGATGATCAACTGCCGCGCCGACCTCAACCAACTGGTCCCGTTCAAATACGACTGGGCTTGGCAGAAGTACCTCGACGGCTGCGCGAACCACTGGATGCCGCAAGAAGTCAACATGACCGCCGACATCGCTGTCTGGCGTGATCCGGAAGGCCTGACCGACGACGAACGCCGCATCGTCATGCGCAACCTTGGCTTCTTCTCCACCGCCGACTCCCTGGTTGCCAACAACCTGGTACTCGCCGTATACCGCCTGATCACCAACCCGGAGTGCCGCCAGTACATCCTGCGCCAGGCCTTCGAAGAAGCGATCCACACCCACGCCTACCAGTACTGCATCGAATCGCTGGGCATGGACGAAGGCGAGATCTTCAACATGTACCACGAGATCCCATCGGTCGCCAAAAAGGCCGCCTGGGGCCTCAAATACACCCGCTCGATCTCCGATCCGAAGTTCGAAACCGGCACCGTCGACACCGACAAAGAACTGCTGCGCAACCTGATCGCCTACTACTGCGTGCTGGAAGGCATCTTCTTCTACTGCGGCTTCACCCAAATCCTCTCCATGGGCCGTCGCAACAAAATGACCGGCGTCGCCGAGCAGTTCCAATACATCCTGCGCGACGAATCCATGCACCTGAACTTCGGCATCGACGTGATCAACCAGATCAAAATCGAAAACCCACACCTGTGGGACGCTGAAATGAAGGAAGAAGCCAGCCAAATGATCCTCCAGGGCACCCAACTGGAAATCGAATACGCCCGCGACACCATGCCTCGCGGCGTACTGGGCATGAACGCGGCAATGATGGAGGACTACCTCAAATTCATCGCCAACCGTCGTTTGAGCCAGATTGGCTTGAAGGAAGAATACCCAGGCACAACCAACCCGTTCCCATGG